One genomic segment of Bacteroidales bacterium includes these proteins:
- a CDS encoding DnaJ domain-containing protein, producing the protein MLLENTPLYIEFGSETLEILFPVLFGLVFILLMYLGIKSKYGKDSELRNTSDSQLPVYLFRAHVARFIASTGHSFNEIKDMYSEYLKKFAFVYGVEQKYELSQLLYLTDNKINVEHTIRKGRKESHKKRLMILFLLFNISVRTGKLSDNDRFYLDKVYKDLGLSYSVYSKIKSTYIKDKQKNTNKRFQDISVSSYKLQKAYQILNLTSGASFKEVKYAYRKMAKKYHPDVYKKHDTKSKEFAVKMFNEISQAYEIIKEHNAAKLQTD; encoded by the coding sequence ATGCTTTTAGAAAACACACCTTTATATATAGAGTTCGGTTCTGAAACTTTAGAGATATTATTCCCTGTACTTTTCGGATTAGTCTTTATACTATTAATGTATCTCGGAATTAAATCTAAATATGGAAAAGATTCTGAATTAAGAAATACAAGCGATTCTCAACTTCCGGTATATTTATTCAGAGCTCATGTTGCAAGATTTATTGCTTCAACAGGGCATTCCTTCAATGAGATTAAGGATATGTATTCAGAATATCTGAAAAAATTTGCATTTGTATATGGTGTTGAGCAAAAATATGAATTAAGCCAACTTCTGTATTTGACAGATAACAAAATTAATGTTGAACATACTATTCGTAAGGGCAGAAAAGAATCACATAAAAAAAGATTGATGATTTTATTTCTTTTGTTCAATATATCTGTAAGAACCGGGAAACTTTCTGACAATGATCGGTTTTATTTAGATAAAGTTTATAAAGATTTAGGCCTGTCTTATTCAGTTTACAGCAAGATAAAGTCAACTTATATTAAAGATAAGCAAAAAAATACAAATAAGCGGTTTCAAGATATATCTGTTTCATCATATAAACTTCAAAAAGCATATCAAATATTAAACTTAACATCCGGTGCAAGTTTTAAAGAAGTTAAATATGCATACAGAAAAATGGCAAAGAAATATCATCCGGATGTTTACAAAAAACATGATACAAAGTCGAAAGAATTTGCTGTAAAAATGTTTAATGAGATTTCTCAAGCATATGAAATAATAAAAGAGCATAATGCAGCGAAGTTGCAAACAGATTAA